One region of Quercus lobata isolate SW786 chromosome 2, ValleyOak3.0 Primary Assembly, whole genome shotgun sequence genomic DNA includes:
- the LOC115964108 gene encoding uncharacterized protein LOC115964108, whose product MAEGTSVKEYCLKMISNLNTLEVLDADIDGESQVDMILQSLPESLKEFRLNYTMNKKIYSLSELMNELVAAKGILGTSSVDANMAKASTSQLKSKGKSKKKKKKKDFTKQDGKQMALGVANKGKKKEYAKGKCFHCGEKGVLGDQKAE is encoded by the exons ATGGCTGAAGGCACTTCAGTTAAGGAGTATTGTCTTAAGATGATCTCTAATCTGAATACACTGGAAGTTTTAGATGCCGATATTGATGGAGAATCCCAAGTGGATATGATCCTCCAGTCACTACCAGAATCATTAAAGGAATTTAGACTTAATTACActatgaacaaaaagatttattcattgtctgaattaatgaatgaattggTAGCAGCGAAAGGCATTCTTGGTACATCTAGTGTTGATGCTAATATGGCTAAAGCTTCTACTTCTCAACTTAAGTCGAAAGGCAAgagtaaaaagaagaagaagaagaaggacttcaccAAGCAAGATGGTAAACAAATGGCCTTAGGAGTTGCCAacaagggaaagaaaaaggagtacGCCAAAGGAAAGTGTTTCCATTGTGGTGAGAAAG GGGTTCTAGGAGACCAGAAAGCTGAATAA